In a single window of the Gemmatimonadota bacterium genome:
- the bstA gene encoding bacillithiol transferase BstA codes for MTTDPRYPIGKYQAPATAPDDALRSEWFRQIEDFPDLLRSAIWNLDDAQLDTPYRDGGWTVRQLVHHVADSHLNAYCRFKLALTEDQPTIKPYIEALWAELPEARALPVAPSLQLLDGLHARWSAMMVAMTPAQFDRTFYHPETGTTNTLWQTLGLYAWHCRHHVAHITTLRTARGW; via the coding sequence ATGACGACAGACCCGCGCTATCCCATCGGCAAGTACCAGGCTCCCGCCACCGCCCCCGATGATGCGCTTCGCTCCGAGTGGTTCCGCCAGATCGAGGACTTCCCCGACCTCCTCCGCTCGGCGATCTGGAACCTCGACGATGCCCAGCTCGACACCCCGTATCGTGACGGGGGCTGGACCGTCCGGCAGCTGGTGCATCATGTCGCCGACTCGCACCTCAACGCCTACTGCCGCTTCAAGCTCGCTCTCACCGAAGATCAGCCCACCATCAAGCCGTATATCGAAGCCCTCTGGGCCGAGCTGCCTGAGGCCCGCGCGTTGCCGGTCGCACCCTCGCTGCAGCTGCTCGACGGATTGCACGCGCGCTGGTCGGCAATGATGGTGGCGATGACACCGGCCCAGTTTGATCGTACCTTCTATCATCCAGAGACCGGAACGACGAACACCCTCTGGCAGACGCTCGGCCTGTATGCGTGGCACTGTCGACACCACGTGGCACACATCACCACGCTGCGCACAGCGCGCGGCTGGTGA
- a CDS encoding DMT family protein, which produces MPLENPYSGVILRTIILLIGSNLFMTFAWYGHLKSLSSKPWYIAVLVSWGIALFEYMLQVPANRIGFTALSLPQLKVMQEVITLVVFVPFAILFMKQQFKLDHLYAGACLVGAVYFAFRGA; this is translated from the coding sequence ATGCCCCTCGAAAATCCCTATTCCGGCGTCATCCTCCGCACCATCATCCTGCTGATCGGCTCGAACCTCTTCATGACGTTCGCCTGGTACGGCCATCTCAAGTCGCTCAGCAGCAAGCCCTGGTACATCGCGGTGCTGGTGAGCTGGGGGATCGCCCTCTTCGAGTACATGCTGCAGGTGCCCGCGAACCGGATCGGCTTCACGGCGCTCTCCCTGCCGCAGCTCAAGGTGATGCAGGAGGTGATCACTCTGGTGGTTTTCGTGCCGTTTGCGATTCTCTTCATGAAGCAGCAGTTCAAGCTGGATCATCTGTATGCCGGGGCCTGCCTGGTCGGTGCGGTGTATTTCGCGTTCCGGGGAGCTTGA
- a CDS encoding DUF411 domain-containing protein: protein MIRRLRFLFTALLLVAGATSLAAWHRGPAPAPLNLRVVKSASCGCCAAWVTYMQKAGFTVTVENQDEFTRLKRANGVTAELQSCHTAFINGYVIEGHVPADLVKKLLAEKPAGVKGLAAPGMPGASPGMDMGKEPYTIYSFDATGHAKRYAVR, encoded by the coding sequence GTGATCCGCAGACTCCGCTTCCTCTTCACCGCCCTGCTCCTCGTCGCCGGCGCCACCTCACTCGCAGCCTGGCATCGCGGCCCCGCGCCCGCCCCGCTCAACCTCCGCGTGGTGAAGTCGGCCTCGTGTGGTTGCTGCGCTGCCTGGGTGACCTACATGCAGAAGGCCGGCTTCACCGTCACGGTGGAGAACCAGGATGAGTTCACCAGGCTCAAGCGCGCGAATGGTGTCACGGCCGAACTGCAGTCGTGCCACACGGCATTCATCAACGGCTATGTGATCGAGGGCCACGTCCCCGCCGACCTGGTGAAGAAGCTGCTCGCGGAAAAGCCCGCTGGCGTGAAGGGACTCGCGGCGCCGGGTATGCCGGGCGCGTCGCCGGGAATGGATATGGGGAAGGAGCCGTACACGATCTACTCGTTTGACGCGACCGGTCACGCCAAGCGGTACGCTGTTCGATGA
- a CDS encoding energy-coupling factor transporter transmembrane component T, producing MKRAHPFTGGAVALALIALALILPAPRATIALYLAICAAAAIVGAKRAIWLGLLVIVPLWILLFVMHGVLGEAPRIAMPWGGTLSQAGLAWTLEQGSRLGAIVTASIAFAELFDPHRFLQAAIERRWPWSAAFLLVATLDAADRFGDQARRLREAQRTRGLRVRGSLAVRARAVPALVFPLLLASLTEADDRTLALESRGLTAHTARTAIDPPHDSLLDRTIRWGALLVVLATAYWRLRG from the coding sequence GTGAAGCGCGCACATCCGTTCACGGGTGGCGCGGTGGCGCTCGCGCTGATTGCCCTGGCGCTGATCCTGCCGGCACCCCGCGCGACCATCGCCCTCTACCTCGCGATCTGCGCCGCGGCGGCGATTGTCGGCGCGAAGCGGGCGATCTGGCTCGGATTGCTCGTGATCGTGCCGCTCTGGATCCTGCTCTTCGTGATGCACGGCGTCCTCGGTGAAGCGCCGCGCATCGCGATGCCGTGGGGCGGCACACTGTCGCAAGCCGGGCTCGCCTGGACGCTCGAACAGGGAAGCCGACTCGGCGCCATCGTGACCGCATCGATCGCCTTCGCCGAGCTCTTCGATCCGCATCGTTTCCTGCAGGCCGCCATCGAACGACGCTGGCCGTGGAGCGCCGCCTTCCTGCTGGTGGCCACGCTCGATGCCGCCGATCGCTTCGGCGATCAGGCGCGTCGACTGCGCGAAGCCCAGCGCACCCGCGGCCTGCGCGTGCGCGGATCACTCGCCGTGCGTGCGCGCGCCGTGCCCGCGCTGGTCTTTCCGCTGCTGCTCGCCTCACTCACCGAAGCCGATGATCGCACCCTCGCGCTCGAATCGCGCGGACTGACGGCGCACACCGCGCGCACCGCGATCGACCCACCGCACGACTCCCTCCTCGATCGCACCATCCGCTGGGGGGCGCTCCTCGTGGTGCTCGCCACCGCATACTGGCGGCTGCGCGGCTGA
- a CDS encoding HEAT repeat domain-containing protein, whose translation MPVPLTALFASALHQVRASDGDAAAMDRALSLLARAAGGTPVTFEVMGDRFMVNDMPVSMEAPGVVQVVETFRGHDTARLSLPGGLEPRHWREVAEIFASAAGLFPGPLHLIEALHAAIPGAEIVSAGLRGGVIDSSSGDQITDLFAAMSAPGVNLGGDDLMGGSGDRGELSQRLDPLLAEGRAASDAHDYERLAAALIDLHALEHSCDDAHRSIIVRERRRMVSGDDLETMVRMLPRVGADSMVARAIISAGRDGVEAIIEVLNSAEGRPERRAYIEALAAAPHAEEQILKALGSHRPDLVAAVAEAAARRHMVTAVPALGHLLKHNDANVRTAAYHALERIGTHEAFEALHGRGR comes from the coding sequence ATGCCCGTCCCACTGACCGCACTCTTCGCATCGGCTCTGCATCAGGTCCGCGCCTCGGATGGCGATGCTGCCGCGATGGATCGCGCGCTGTCGCTGCTGGCCCGCGCCGCCGGTGGGACGCCGGTGACGTTCGAGGTGATGGGCGACCGCTTCATGGTCAACGATATGCCGGTCTCGATGGAGGCCCCGGGTGTGGTGCAGGTGGTCGAAACGTTCCGAGGCCACGATACCGCCCGGCTCTCGCTTCCGGGCGGGCTCGAGCCCCGGCACTGGCGCGAAGTCGCCGAGATCTTTGCCTCCGCCGCCGGGCTCTTCCCCGGACCGCTCCACCTCATCGAGGCGCTCCACGCCGCCATTCCTGGCGCCGAGATTGTGTCGGCCGGCCTTCGGGGCGGGGTGATCGATTCGAGCAGCGGTGACCAGATCACCGATCTCTTCGCCGCGATGTCCGCGCCTGGCGTGAATCTGGGTGGCGACGACCTGATGGGCGGGAGCGGCGATCGCGGGGAGCTTTCTCAGCGACTCGATCCGCTGCTCGCCGAAGGGCGCGCCGCCTCCGACGCCCACGACTACGAACGGCTCGCCGCCGCGCTGATCGACCTGCACGCGCTCGAACATTCGTGTGACGATGCGCATCGCTCCATCATTGTGCGCGAGCGGCGTCGGATGGTCTCAGGCGATGATCTCGAGACGATGGTGCGGATGCTGCCACGCGTCGGCGCCGACTCGATGGTGGCGCGGGCGATCATCAGCGCGGGTCGCGACGGTGTGGAAGCGATCATCGAAGTACTGAACAGCGCCGAAGGACGTCCCGAGCGCCGCGCCTACATCGAGGCGCTCGCCGCAGCCCCGCACGCCGAGGAGCAGATCCTCAAGGCCCTCGGCAGCCATCGCCCCGACCTCGTGGCGGCGGTCGCCGAAGCCGCAGCGCGCCGCCATATGGTGACGGCGGTCCCTGCGCTCGGTCATCTGCTCAAGCACAACGATGCCAACGTGCGCACCGCCGCCTACCACGCGCTCGAGCGCATCGGCACGCACGAGGCGTTCGAGGCGCTCCACGGCCGGGGCCGTTAA
- a CDS encoding GAF domain-containing protein: MPAVLDAAHVVKRLHSAFSKETPRREMLTLAAELIRESGAPYTSVYLYMLHGSELVLEAWSGRDTEHDRIPVGKGVCGTAVATGEDQNVGDVQGRENYIACNLFTRSELVVLIRRGTHILGQIDVDSDVLDPFTEDEVHAVRQVAEALAVLL; this comes from the coding sequence ATGCCAGCAGTCCTCGATGCCGCTCACGTCGTCAAGCGTCTCCATTCCGCCTTCAGCAAGGAGACGCCGCGGCGGGAGATGCTCACCCTCGCCGCCGAACTCATTCGCGAGTCGGGGGCGCCCTATACGTCGGTGTACCTCTACATGCTGCACGGCTCGGAGCTGGTGCTCGAGGCGTGGAGCGGCCGTGACACCGAGCACGATCGCATTCCCGTGGGGAAAGGCGTGTGCGGCACGGCCGTGGCCACTGGCGAAGACCAGAATGTCGGCGACGTGCAGGGACGCGAGAACTACATCGCCTGCAATCTCTTTACCCGATCGGAGCTCGTCGTCCTGATCCGGCGCGGCACTCATATCCTGGGCCAGATCGACGTCGACTCCGACGTGCTCGATCCGTTCACCGAGGATGAAGTCCACGCCGTGCGTCAGGTGGCCGAGGCACTCGCGGTCCTGCTCTGA
- a CDS encoding M20/M25/M40 family metallo-hydrolase, with amino-acid sequence MHPDQYAVFSRLLDAPGPSGFERAPARLWREAAAFADEVSADVSGNSFATIFPGSAGRDGPRLMFAGHIDEIGVMIIHIDDDGFCFFEPIGGWDSQVFVGQRVSLLGRNGAVAGVIGKQAIHLMDQADRDKLSKPHDLWIDIGAKSRAEALSHVGIGTAGVLGATVTRLPNDRVVSRSLDNRIGAFVVLEALRLLAADRPKLPVTAVATTQEEIAYTGGGARTSATSLEARAAIVVDVTHATDSPGIEKKRHGDVKLGGGPVLARGAAVNEVVFELLLATAEEEQIPYTIQGAAKYTGTDADAIFTAHHGVATGLVSVPLRYMHSPNELVALEDVTNAAKLLAAFARRIDSSTDFVPR; translated from the coding sequence ATGCATCCCGACCAATACGCCGTATTCAGCCGCCTGCTCGATGCCCCCGGCCCGTCCGGCTTCGAGCGCGCACCCGCTCGCCTCTGGCGCGAAGCCGCCGCCTTCGCCGACGAGGTCTCTGCCGATGTCAGCGGCAACTCCTTCGCCACGATCTTTCCCGGCTCCGCCGGTCGCGATGGCCCCCGGCTGATGTTCGCCGGGCACATCGACGAGATCGGCGTGATGATCATCCACATCGATGACGACGGCTTCTGCTTCTTCGAGCCGATTGGTGGCTGGGATTCGCAGGTCTTCGTCGGCCAGCGGGTGTCGCTGCTGGGCCGGAACGGGGCGGTGGCCGGGGTGATCGGCAAGCAGGCGATTCACCTGATGGATCAGGCCGACCGCGACAAGCTCTCGAAGCCGCACGATCTCTGGATCGACATCGGCGCGAAGAGCCGGGCGGAGGCGCTGAGCCATGTCGGGATCGGCACCGCCGGCGTGCTCGGCGCGACGGTGACACGCCTCCCCAATGATCGCGTCGTCTCACGCTCGCTCGACAACCGGATCGGAGCGTTCGTGGTGCTCGAGGCGCTGCGCCTGCTCGCGGCCGATCGCCCGAAGCTCCCGGTCACCGCTGTCGCCACCACCCAGGAGGAGATCGCCTACACCGGCGGTGGTGCCCGCACGTCGGCGACGTCGCTCGAGGCGCGCGCGGCGATCGTGGTCGATGTCACCCACGCCACTGATTCTCCCGGGATCGAGAAGAAGCGGCACGGTGACGTGAAGCTTGGTGGCGGGCCGGTGCTCGCGCGCGGCGCGGCGGTGAACGAAGTGGTGTTCGAGTTGCTGCTGGCGACTGCGGAAGAAGAACAGATCCCCTACACCATTCAGGGCGCGGCCAAATACACCGGCACCGACGCCGACGCCATCTTCACGGCGCATCACGGCGTTGCCACCGGTCTGGTCTCGGTGCCGCTGCGTTACATGCATTCGCCGAACGAACTGGTGGCGCTGGAAGATGTGACGAACGCCGCGAAACTGCTCGCGGCGTTTGCCCGGCGGATCGACAGCAGCACTGACTTCGTGCCGCGCTAG
- a CDS encoding YdeI/OmpD-associated family protein, with amino-acid sequence MLKKETRPTLVVPPDLKAALARDANAKAVFDALAYTHRKEHIQALVEAKKPETRERRLAKTLAMLASDRPSLSNTISTAPTVDKMKIKPGQRLLVLDADAEAMATYKKLPKGTTLATEAGKGGFDVVVLYADSAAKLAKRLPAAIKAGVSGGALWVAFPKKRPGHVSTLNRDIGWESTERDEITRLSLIAIDAIWSGAKYRIT; translated from the coding sequence TTGCTCAAGAAAGAGACGCGCCCCACCCTCGTCGTCCCTCCCGACCTGAAAGCCGCCCTCGCCCGCGATGCGAATGCGAAGGCGGTGTTCGATGCCCTCGCCTACACCCATCGCAAGGAACACATCCAGGCCCTCGTCGAGGCGAAGAAACCGGAGACTCGCGAGCGGCGTCTGGCGAAGACGCTGGCAATGCTCGCGAGCGATCGCCCCTCGCTCAGCAATACCATCTCCACCGCGCCAACCGTCGACAAGATGAAGATCAAGCCGGGTCAGCGCCTCCTGGTGCTGGATGCTGACGCCGAAGCGATGGCGACTTACAAGAAGTTGCCGAAGGGGACGACGCTCGCGACCGAGGCGGGGAAGGGCGGCTTCGATGTCGTGGTGCTCTACGCCGACAGCGCCGCGAAGCTGGCCAAGCGGCTGCCGGCAGCGATCAAGGCGGGCGTCAGCGGGGGCGCCCTCTGGGTCGCGTTCCCGAAGAAGCGACCCGGCCACGTCAGCACCCTCAATCGCGACATCGGTTGGGAGTCTACCGAACGTGATGAGATCACCCGGCTCTCCCTGATCGCCATCGACGCGATCTGGTCGGGAGCCAAATACCGGATCACCTGA
- a CDS encoding ATP-binding cassette domain-containing protein: MRLTATQLSFRYPAQEHLALERVDIAIEPGKVTWLTGALGSGTSTLLLTLAGLAPRITGGERSGVVTSDGHDPAVRHPLSDGVAYLGPSPGLQLSGVAKSVRHEVAVGPMNLGWPRDRILEAADRAMERLHVAHLAERAPGALSGGETQRVLIAALLAAAPRAWLLDEPFSALDRASRIAVGFLLRELARDGATVVVSCDDADAMLDVADRVVVMRRGRVALDGAPQTLLAGPALPATGASTTDAATIAAAAQFDTPYPLTTPALLALVGNSEPNRPTADVAVPAIAGDRLLLEQVEFAYAGGAPVLRQTSLRIGAGAAVGLFGQNGAGKSTLLRLAMALEQPSAGKVETLGENTRGRGPEDLAPRVGFLFQQPERQLFASSVRAECAVAPTLAGWDAARIRAATDAVLAELELLDVAAEHPYDLPLPRRRLVALASILVTDPILLLLDEPTAGLDGATRGRVTAAVRSRVARGGAVLAITHDATFAHEALDRGLHLEQGAITFDGPVRDLLNDRDLTRPAALAVALQLGLPIGADRRKSIVSVLTSARRM; encoded by the coding sequence ATGCGTCTCACGGCGACGCAGCTCTCGTTTCGATATCCGGCACAGGAACACCTCGCGCTGGAGCGCGTCGACATCGCCATCGAACCCGGCAAGGTGACCTGGCTCACTGGTGCACTCGGCAGCGGCACCAGCACCCTGTTGCTTACCCTGGCCGGCCTCGCACCGCGCATCACCGGCGGCGAGCGCAGTGGCGTGGTCACCTCGGATGGGCACGATCCGGCGGTGCGTCATCCGCTCAGTGACGGAGTCGCTTATCTCGGCCCGTCGCCGGGATTGCAGCTGAGTGGCGTCGCGAAGAGCGTGCGACACGAGGTCGCGGTTGGCCCGATGAATCTCGGCTGGCCGCGCGATCGCATCCTGGAGGCGGCAGACCGTGCGATGGAACGATTGCACGTCGCGCATCTCGCCGAGCGCGCTCCCGGTGCACTCTCCGGCGGCGAAACGCAGCGTGTATTGATCGCCGCATTGCTGGCGGCCGCGCCGCGCGCGTGGTTGCTCGATGAACCCTTTTCGGCCCTCGATCGAGCGAGCCGGATTGCTGTCGGCTTCTTGCTTCGCGAACTCGCGCGTGATGGCGCGACGGTGGTCGTGAGCTGCGACGACGCCGATGCGATGCTCGATGTTGCCGATCGAGTGGTTGTGATGCGACGCGGCAGGGTTGCGCTCGATGGCGCCCCGCAAACGCTGCTCGCTGGCCCTGCATTGCCGGCCACTGGAGCGAGCACCACGGATGCCGCCACGATCGCAGCGGCGGCACAGTTCGACACGCCGTATCCGCTCACGACGCCGGCGCTTCTCGCGCTCGTCGGAAATTCCGAACCGAACCGGCCGACCGCTGACGTCGCCGTGCCCGCCATCGCTGGAGATCGACTCCTGCTTGAACAGGTCGAATTCGCGTACGCCGGTGGCGCGCCGGTGCTGCGGCAGACCTCGCTTCGCATCGGCGCCGGTGCAGCGGTGGGACTCTTCGGGCAGAATGGCGCAGGCAAATCGACACTACTCCGACTCGCGATGGCGCTGGAGCAACCGAGCGCCGGCAAGGTCGAGACGCTGGGCGAGAATACCCGCGGCCGGGGGCCAGAAGATCTGGCGCCACGAGTCGGCTTCCTCTTCCAGCAGCCAGAGCGCCAACTCTTTGCTTCGTCGGTCCGGGCCGAGTGTGCCGTGGCACCGACCCTCGCGGGATGGGATGCCGCCCGGATTCGCGCCGCGACCGACGCGGTGCTCGCCGAGCTCGAACTCCTCGACGTGGCGGCGGAACACCCCTACGACCTGCCGCTCCCCCGTCGCCGGCTGGTGGCGCTCGCGTCAATCCTGGTGACCGATCCGATACTCCTCTTGCTGGACGAGCCGACGGCCGGTCTCGATGGCGCGACTCGCGGCCGGGTGACAGCCGCAGTGCGGAGCCGGGTGGCACGAGGGGGGGCCGTCCTGGCCATCACCCACGACGCGACTTTCGCTCACGAGGCGCTCGACCGCGGCCTCCACCTCGAGCAGGGGGCGATCACCTTCGATGGCCCGGTCCGCGATCTGTTGAATGACCGCGACCTGACCCGGCCGGCGGCGCTCGCAGTCGCCCTCCAGCTGGGGCTGCCGATCGGTGCGGATCGGCGTAAATCAATCGTCAGCGTACTTACCTCAGCCCGGCGGATGTAG
- a CDS encoding VOC family protein: MERQSVAGIGGIVLFADHADSLAHWYEKHLGLHFTREPDSHFWWVELPGTAFAIHQTNHPLGHDRRLVEVTWVVPDLDAFIEQLGESGLTVDERQETATGDFAWLSDPEGNRIELYQKPAE, from the coding sequence ATGGAACGGCAGAGCGTGGCTGGAATTGGTGGCATCGTCCTCTTCGCCGATCACGCCGACTCATTGGCGCACTGGTACGAGAAGCACCTCGGCCTGCACTTCACTCGCGAGCCGGACAGCCATTTCTGGTGGGTCGAGTTGCCGGGCACTGCCTTCGCCATTCATCAGACGAACCATCCGCTCGGTCACGACCGGCGACTGGTCGAAGTCACCTGGGTCGTGCCCGATCTCGATGCCTTCATCGAGCAGCTGGGCGAATCGGGATTGACCGTGGATGAGCGGCAGGAAACCGCGACCGGAGATTTTGCCTGGCTGTCAGATCCGGAAGGGAACCGGATTGAGCTTTATCAGAAGCCCGCGGAGTAA
- a CDS encoding RidA family protein, whose amino-acid sequence MTPRLLPLVLVGLAACSPAPARTLPGPMAGIPVSSAPTRITAPGVPSLEGIPQAVRVGFTVYVSGMVPVDSAGNIIGSGDLAAQTRQLLVNLDAVVRAAHGVPGDVVKVTLYLKDATPETISTARAALLDGLDKLTPPALTVVGVAALPEPSMRVMLDATAVLRSEYPDRTRPGGAGRSRGR is encoded by the coding sequence GTGACTCCCCGCCTTCTGCCCCTCGTGCTCGTCGGACTCGCCGCCTGTTCGCCCGCACCGGCGCGCACGCTACCCGGACCAATGGCTGGCATCCCGGTCTCCTCGGCCCCAACGCGCATCACCGCACCGGGCGTTCCTTCGCTCGAAGGGATTCCCCAGGCCGTGCGCGTCGGCTTCACCGTCTATGTCTCGGGGATGGTCCCGGTCGACTCTGCCGGCAACATCATCGGCAGCGGTGACCTCGCTGCGCAGACGCGCCAACTGCTCGTGAACCTCGACGCCGTGGTACGCGCCGCACACGGCGTGCCGGGCGATGTCGTGAAGGTGACGCTCTATCTCAAGGATGCGACGCCCGAAACGATCTCGACCGCGCGCGCGGCACTCCTCGATGGACTCGACAAGCTCACGCCACCGGCGCTCACCGTAGTCGGCGTCGCCGCGTTGCCGGAGCCGTCGATGCGCGTGATGCTCGACGCGACGGCGGTGTTGCGCTCCGAATATCCTGATCGTACCCGCCCGGGCGGGGCGGGGCGTTCGCGGGGGCGGTAG
- a CDS encoding bifunctional metallophosphatase/5'-nucleotidase, translating into MRRPATLLTFLLQATTFAALRAQAPVRSVTFLHFNDIYEITPMGGGASGGLARLATLRASLARRTPALITDLAGDFLSPSAMGLAQVDGARLAGRQMVSILNAVGLQWATLGNHEFDLRLDEFLDRLGESRFGYVVSNVTDSTGKLFPHTQRHAILRIKSPGGLVRIGLIGLVIDDNKPAWTRFEDPIVAAKREVALIKDSVDAIVAITHLTLASDQRVVELVPEIALLLGGHEHENYEIRRGAAFTPIVKADANVRTVAVVTLTFAKKGARPAAAVRFIPLDMSIALDPKVSREVATWVARSDTAYIAAGLDPHARVTVLPEPLDGREATVRVRQAPLPMLIAEALRAEVPGAEVGIMNGGSIRIDDVIPAGPLTQYDVIRILPFGGNVVGTTMTGSMLRRVLEQGEANRGSGGYLHPAGAERQGDHWVVGGVPLDPTRRYRVATTDFLVTGREKGLAFLAPDNPELGPITPFRDIRKALIDRFKAKYGS; encoded by the coding sequence ATGCGCCGCCCCGCCACACTGCTCACTTTCCTGCTCCAGGCCACGACTTTCGCGGCTTTGCGGGCGCAGGCCCCGGTCCGATCGGTCACTTTCCTCCACTTCAACGACATCTACGAGATCACCCCGATGGGAGGGGGGGCCTCCGGCGGACTCGCCCGGCTGGCGACCCTCCGGGCCTCCCTCGCCCGGCGCACCCCGGCCCTGATCACCGATCTGGCGGGGGACTTCCTCTCCCCATCGGCGATGGGGCTGGCCCAGGTCGACGGTGCCCGGCTCGCCGGCCGGCAGATGGTCTCGATCCTCAACGCCGTCGGGCTCCAGTGGGCGACCCTCGGCAACCACGAGTTCGACCTCCGGCTCGATGAGTTCCTCGACCGCCTCGGCGAGTCACGGTTCGGGTATGTCGTGAGCAACGTGACCGACTCGACCGGCAAGCTCTTTCCGCACACCCAGCGCCACGCGATCCTCCGCATCAAGAGCCCCGGCGGCCTCGTCCGCATCGGCCTCATCGGGCTGGTGATCGACGACAACAAGCCGGCGTGGACCCGCTTCGAGGATCCGATCGTGGCGGCGAAGCGCGAGGTGGCCTTGATCAAGGACTCCGTCGACGCGATCGTGGCGATCACCCATCTCACGCTCGCGAGCGATCAACGCGTCGTGGAACTCGTCCCCGAGATCGCTCTGCTCCTCGGCGGCCACGAGCACGAGAACTACGAAATCCGCCGCGGCGCCGCCTTCACGCCGATCGTCAAGGCCGACGCCAACGTACGCACCGTCGCGGTGGTCACCCTGACCTTCGCGAAGAAGGGCGCGCGCCCGGCCGCGGCCGTCCGATTCATCCCGCTCGACATGAGCATTGCACTCGACCCGAAGGTGAGTCGCGAAGTGGCGACCTGGGTCGCGCGCTCCGATACGGCCTATATCGCGGCGGGCCTCGATCCGCACGCGCGCGTCACCGTGCTCCCCGAACCGCTCGATGGTCGTGAGGCCACCGTGCGAGTGCGTCAGGCGCCGCTGCCGATGCTGATTGCGGAGGCACTCCGCGCCGAAGTGCCGGGAGCCGAAGTGGGGATCATGAACGGCGGGTCGATCCGGATCGACGATGTGATTCCGGCAGGGCCGCTCACGCAGTACGACGTGATTCGAATCCTCCCCTTCGGGGGCAACGTCGTAGGGACCACGATGACTGGTTCGATGCTCCGCCGGGTGCTCGAACAGGGGGAGGCCAATCGCGGGAGCGGCGGCTATCTCCACCCGGCGGGGGCCGAGCGTCAGGGTGACCATTGGGTCGTCGGCGGGGTCCCTCTCGATCCGACCCGACGTTACCGTGTGGCGACCACCGATTTCCTCGTCACCGGACGCGAGAAGGGGCTCGCCTTTCTCGCCCCTGACAATCCCGAGCTCGGCCCCATCACACCTTTCAGGGACATCCGCAAGGCCCTGATCGATCGCTTCAAGGCGAAGTACGGTTCGTGA
- a CDS encoding lysophospholipid acyltransferase family protein: protein MPTPASPLRTTLASIWTWSMLGLSIAVLFPVVSLFRILGWPFDRVNYAGGRIFRWVGLWTTMTTPRWKFSVRGAPPADPRRPYVVVANHESFSDILLLCHLPWEMKWLSKIEIMKIPVLGWVMWMANDIPVKRGRASSIRDAMAACRERLAQRCSVMMFPEGTRSLDDNLLPFKDGAFRLAIDAGLPILPLAIHGTRDAIAKHDWRINPAVAVVEILEPIESAGKTTAVLREEARARIEAARNALRIEMKG, encoded by the coding sequence ATGCCAACACCCGCCTCGCCCCTGCGCACTACGCTCGCGTCGATCTGGACCTGGTCGATGCTCGGCCTTTCCATCGCCGTGCTCTTCCCGGTGGTCTCCCTCTTCCGGATCCTGGGGTGGCCGTTCGACCGGGTGAATTACGCCGGCGGCAGGATCTTTCGCTGGGTCGGACTCTGGACCACGATGACGACGCCGCGCTGGAAATTCTCGGTGCGCGGAGCACCACCCGCCGACCCGCGACGGCCGTACGTCGTGGTGGCCAATCACGAATCGTTCTCCGACATCCTGCTGCTCTGTCATCTCCCGTGGGAGATGAAGTGGCTCAGCAAGATCGAGATCATGAAGATCCCGGTGCTCGGCTGGGTGATGTGGATGGCCAACGACATTCCGGTCAAGCGCGGGCGGGCATCGAGCATTCGTGACGCGATGGCCGCGTGTCGCGAGCGACTCGCGCAGCGTTGTTCGGTAATGATGTTCCCCGAAGGGACTCGCTCCCTCGACGACAACCTGCTGCCGTTCAAGGACGGCGCCTTCCGCCTCGCGATCGATGCCGGCCTGCCGATCCTGCCGCTCGCTATTCACGGCACGCGCGACGCGATCGCCAAGCACGACTGGCGCATCAATCCGGCGGTGGCGGTGGTGGAGATCCTGGAGCCGATCGAGAGTGCGGGGAAGACCACCGCAGTGCTGCGGGAAGAGGCGCGCGCGCGGATCGAAGCTGCGCGCAACGCCTTGCGAATCGAGATGAAGGGCTAG